Proteins from a single region of Oryza brachyantha chromosome 6, ObraRS2, whole genome shotgun sequence:
- the LOC102709652 gene encoding uncharacterized protein LOC102709652, with protein MDYFNGTDSHCGGAAGAMGSYVYNLTSSYADQKNEVSIVATSLAMLLLAALLLAFDLLTGAATLRPVARLVLSVSLSLFLPVTSYLFSEAKNVPGADGSGELPLRARLILAWMLLVELLRKKAEGTVTGTKGAGGGGGPASRAGRVAFLGYLVFFNIHGAGRKAVFGALWVVAAAKLVQRVAIAEFVKRSFAFGKNPQLLAGYMPQTLEQHERRPRRGEELMTSCKYAVQGEEKLEREAGPNGYLVYLDKAVAGEDAVVTVGRVWSLAESDQLLVSNPKLKRLCLSYALFKLLRREFEETAPLTATEAGDCRELIFRGLCNDGAADRATAAATLFRVIHDELGFATEYYHSVLPVMLASPFFLLVNYIVFPVVVLGLCLLTVVLCGNGDIAFIFGSIKRDNYAVSFGLMRMTRCLLSRVLRSPSALFSSIDLSITFLLFLTIIYEEAWELSVFLLSNWFTVSMVCDYAAKPPSKLRRGTIMCVQWVTNRIGHRNLRVKQFSVLWFCRLPFKLPMAAVPEEAKQSIMEYLAAYDGTVTPLSAGRSAVARNPLCSSSGLISSACESDSVAEVILTWHIATSLLEVRCPPQKDQAAAAAAVASSSMVATRLSRYCAYLVAFHREMLPDDVDCSARVYRAMTTDLKRELGLKGYYLSTDATRYGMMMAIAGRDDGDEAGAEASTVVRKGARLGKALMDEAAGDEAAAWKLVADVWTEIVVYVAPARDAEQVSAHEQALARGGEFVTVLWALAAHTGIARPAAA; from the coding sequence ATGGACTACTTCAACGGCACCGACTCGcactgcggcggcgccgccggcgccatggGCTCCTACGTCTACAACCTCACCTCCTCCTACGCCGACCAGAAGAACGAGGTGTCCAtcgtcgccacctccctcgccatgctcctcctcgccgcgctcctcctcgcgttcgacctcctcaccggcgccgccaccttgCGCCCCGTTGCGCGCCTCGTCCTCTCCGTCTCgctctccctcttcctcccgGTCACCTCCTACCTCTTCTCCGAGGCCAAGAACGTCCCTGGCGCagacggcagcggcgagctGCCGCTGCGGGCGCGTCTCATCCTCGCCTGGATGCTGCTCGTCGAGCTGCTCCGCAAGAAGGCGGAGGGCACGGTGACCGGGACTAagggcgcaggcggcggcggcggccccgcTAGCCGTGCCGGCCGCGTCGCCTTCCTGGGATACCTCGTCTTCTTCAACATCCACGGTGCCGGGAGGAAGGCGGTGTTCGGCGCGCTCtgggtcgtcgccgccgccaagctgGTGCAGCGCGTCGCCATTGCTGAGTTTGTCAAGCGCTCCTTCGCCTTCGGCAAGAACCCGCAGCTTCTCGCGGGCTACATGCCGCAGACGCTGGAGCAGCACGAGCGGCGcccgcggcgaggcgaggagcTCATGACGAGCTGCAAGTACGCCGTCCAGGGAGAGGAAAAACTGGAGAGAGAGGCTGGCCCGAACGGCTACCTTGTGTACCTGGACAAGGcagtcgccggcgaggacgccgtcgtcaccgtggGCAGAGTCTGGTCGCTCGCCGAGAGTGACCAGCTGCTGGTGTCCAACCCGAAGCTGAAGAGGCTCTGCCTCTCCTACGCGCTCTTCAAGCTGCTTCGTCGCGAGTTCGAGGAAACGGCGCCGTTGACGGCGACCGAGGCAGGCGACTGCCGGGAGCTCATCTTCCGAGGCCTATgcaacgacggcgccgccgacagagctacggcggcggcgacactaTTCCGGGTGATCCACGACGAGCTCGGGTTCGCCACCGAGTACTACCACTCCGTCCTCCCCGTGATGCTCGCGAgccccttcttcctcctcgtcaaCTACATCGTCTTCCCCGTCGTCGTGCTCGGCCTCTGCCTCTTGACCGTCGTGCTGTGCGGCAACGGCGACATCGCCTTCATCTTCGGCAGCATCAAGAGGGACAACTACGCCGTGTCGTTCGGGTTGATGAGGATGACGAGGTGCCTCCTGAGCAGAGTCCTCCGGTCACCGTCGGCGTTGTTCTCCTCCATTGACCTCTCCATCAcgttcctcctcttcctcaccATCATCTACGAGGAGGCGTGGGAGCTctccgtcttcctcctctccaactGGTTCACCGTGTCCATGGTGTGCGACTACGCCGCCAAGCCGCCGAGCAAGCTCCGCCGCGGCACCATCATGTGCGTCCAGTGGGTGACGAACAGGATAGGCCACCGCAACCTCCGGGTCAAGCAGTTCTCCGTGCTCTGGTTCTGCCGGCTCCCGTTCAAGCTGCCTATGGCGGCCGTGCCGGAGGAGGCGAAGCAGTCCATCATGGAGTACCTCGCGGCGTACGATGGCACCGTAACCCCGCTCAGCGCCGGCAGGTCAGCCGTTGCGAGGAACCCTCTGTGCAGCTCCTCCGGGCTGATCTCATCGGCGTGCGAGAGCGACAGCGTCGCCGAGGTGATACTCACATGGCACATCGCCACCAGCCTCCTGGAGGTGAGGTGCCCGCCACAGAAAgatcaggcggcggcggcggcggcggtggctagCTCGAGCATGGTGGCGACGCGGCTGTCCCGGTACTGCGCCTACCTTGTGGCGTTCCACCGGGAGATGCTCCCCGACGACGTCGACTGCTCGGCGCGCGTGTACCGTGCCATGACCACCGATCTCAAGCGGGAGCTGGGGCTGAAGGGCTACTACCTCTCGACGGACGCCACGCGGTACGGCATGATGATGGCTATCGCcggccgcgacgacggcgacgaggcgggggcggaggCGTCGACGGTGGTGCGCAAGGGCGCGAGGCTAGGGAAGGCGCTGATGGACgaagccgccggcgacgaggcggccgcGTGGAAGCTTGTGGCCGACGTGTGGACGGAGATCGTCGTGTAcgtggcgccggcgagggacGCCGAGCAGGTGAGCGCGCACGAGCAGGCgctggcgcgcggcggcgagttcGTCACCGTGCTCTGGGCTCTCGCCGCGCACACCGGCATagcccgccccgccgccgcgtga
- the LOC121054665 gene encoding uncharacterized protein LOC121054665 — translation MKGVEDDGRGRSVPCLVAVRCVVATAVSVVAFVMVVMVIITVRRPEEIQVVVDRGYVAVHGMETAVVGNMTASVAMAPAPAGGHRRLLSTAAARKLSEVHGSDTQTVGGGEDEDTEEYYPTFRIVLKVSSPTGRGDDVIDCNTTIGLVDVLAPPSAPAGSTDAAIVLFGAVRFSLDKESSHTLLATATIGHDEAQRRYVTERYRNSFVFQVAVKVQMIATRHSSSTTYTFNCWPVTVGDGYAAELVDDDDVLCTKTTSHDKWIPKLLHFPAPPPTS, via the coding sequence ATGAAGGGCGTGGAAGACGACGGGCGCGGCAGATCAGTGCCGTGCCTTGTCGCGGTGCGCTGCGTGGTGGCCACCGCGGTGAGCGTGGTGGCGTTCGTGATGGTGGTCATGGTGATCATCACGGtgcggcggccggaggagaTCCAGGTCGTCGTCGACCGTGGCTACGTCGCCGTGCATGGTATGGAGACGGCGGTGGTTGGAAACATGACGGCGtcggtggcgatggcgccggcgcccgccggcGGTCACCGCAGGTTGCTGTCGACCGCGGCTGCAAGAAAACTATCAGAAGTGCATGGTTCGGACACGCAGACGGTGGGTGGAGGCGAGGACGAGGACACCGAGGAGTACTACCCCACGTTCCGGATCGTCCTCAAGGTCAGCAGCCCCAccgggcgcggcgacgacgtgatCGACTGCAACACCACCATCGGCCTGGTCGACGTcctggcgccgccgtcggcgccggcggggagcaCGGACGCCGCCATCGTGCTGTTCGGCGCCGTCAGGTTTTCGCTCGACAAGGAGTCGTCGCACACGTTGctagcgacggcgacgatcggCCACGACGAGGCGCAGCGGCGGTACGTGACGGAGCGGTACCGGAACAGCTTCGTCTTCCAGGTGGCCGTCAAGGTGCAGATGATCGCTACTAGGCATTCCTCTTCCACCACCTACACCTTCAATTGCTGGCCCGTCACCGTCGGCGATGGCTACGCCGCCGaactcgtcgacgacgacgatgtcCTCTGCACCAAGACCACCAGTCATGATAAGTGGATTCCCAAGCTCCTCCACTTCCCGGCGCCCCCGCCGACCAGCTAG